From one Lotus japonicus ecotype B-129 chromosome 3, LjGifu_v1.2 genomic stretch:
- the LOC130747817 gene encoding uncharacterized protein LOC130747817, whose translation MYLKKPLWSEGIESDSDGAVVEVVKSLQQQRVYREVTLALRTGLRDARAEFSFLRVRALRSILNFLRSVADSDSTIDLFNQTQSIPELQVVPVLFQHSLKETGEDYTENRLGDLTHILGVEVEPIKLTSPSTDHEVALALRVLEGCCLLHPQSTALAHQHNAIQVLMNILSNRGVLEQGACLDALISLMVDSSPNQMDFEKCNGIMEVADLIRDKQVDENLRLKCGEFLLLLIGHVNGRDSLPLATIHEDTRRLLGEKSASLIWAASQFGSTLDPEQRLTALQIQARRVLESLDLY comes from the exons ATGTACTTGAAGAAGCCACTATGGAGTGAAGGGATTGAATCGGATTCAGATGGTGCGGTGGTTGAGGTTGTGAAGTCGCTGCAGCAGCAGAGGGTGTACAGAGAAGTGACTCTCGCTCTCAGGACTGGCCTCAGAGACGCGCGTGCTGAATTCTCCTTCCTCCGTGTTCGCGCTCTCCGTTCCATTCTCAATTTCCTCCGTTCCGTTGCTGACTCTGACTCCACCATCGACCTCTTCAACCAAACCCAATCAATTCCCGAACTGCAAG TGGTTCCGGTTCTCTTTCAGCACTCACTAAAAGAGACAGGGGAAGATTACACTGAAAATAGGCTAGGAGATTTGACTCATATACTTGGTGTGGAAGTGGAACCCATCAAGTTAACAAGTCCATCTACAGATCATGAAGTTGCACTCGCGCTTAGAGTCTTGGAGGGTTGTTGTTTGCTTCACCCGCAGAGTACTGCTCTTGCCCATCAACACAACGCTATTCAG GTTTTAATGAATATATTATCTAATCGTGGAGTACTTGAGCAAGGTGCATGCTTAGATGCGCTAATCTCATTGATGGTGGATTCCTCGCCCAATCAAATG GATTTCGAGAAATGTAATGGTATTATGGAAGTAGCTGACCTTATAAGAGACAAGCAAGTTGATGAAAATCTCAG GTTAAAATGTGGAGAGTTTTTATTGCTGCTCATTGGACATGTTAATGGAAGGGATTCGCTTCCTTTGGCAACCATACACGAAGATACAAGGCGTCTTCTGGGGGAGAAATCAGCTTCATTGATATGGGCAGCCAGTCAGTTTGGCTCAACACTGGATCCCGAACAGAGACTAACAGCTCTCCAAATCCAGGCTCGGAGGGTCCTTGAATCATTGGACTTATACTGA
- the LOC130747818 gene encoding uncharacterized protein LOC130747818, whose translation MNSLVVSSHTSSFRTFPHSSSTQSFNLFPNLRQPTFLNFHFFSSKFKPPHFIACCSSGSSPNRSNPSEESILQNDIFHAEVTTPNVPSFASPVSKFSFTDQAFFLITFIACTTSVTFTSLVFAAVPTLFAMRNAAISLSKLADTAREELPSTMAAIRLSGMEISDLTLELSDLSQEIADGVNKSAQALQAAEAGIKQIGSMAQEQTMSMIEERANLPIISLQPVVVGAARKTSRAVGRATKSLMNIISGKEGTSEYDDDDNGRNYM comes from the exons ATGAACTCTCTCGTTGTAAGCTCACACACTTCTTCATTCCGCACCTTCCCACACTCTTCCTCAACACAAAGTTTCAATCTTTTCCCCAATCTAAGACAACCCACTTTCCTCAATTTTCATTTCTTCTCCTCTAAATTCAAGCCACCCCACTTCATCGCATGTTGCTCATCTGGGTCATCACCAAATCGATCGAACCCTTCAGAGGAATCGATTCTTCAAAATGACATCTTTCATGCTGAAGTCACAACCCCCAATGTTCCTTCATTTGCTTCTCCTGTGTCCAAGTTTAGCTTCACTGACCAAGCTTTCTTTCTCATCACTTTCATTGCCTGCACG ACTTCAGTGACATTCACTAGCCTTGTTTTTGCTGCTGTTCCCACTCTATTT GCAATGAGAAATGCTGCAATATCCCTTTCAAAGTTAGCAGATACAGCTCGTGAGGAACTCCCCAGCACCATGGCTGCTATTAGGCTTTCAGGGATGGAAATAAGTGATCTCACACTAGAATTAAGTGATCTAAG CCAGGAAATAGCAGATGGAGTCAACAAGTCAGCCCAAGCTTTGCAAGCTGCAGAAGCTGGAATCAAACAGATTGGTTCAATGGCACAAGAACAAACTATGT CTATGATTGAAGAGAGGGCAAATTTGCCTATAATATCTTTGCAACCTGTTGTTGTTGGAGCTGCAAGAAAGACTTCCAGAGCAGTTGGCCGAGCCACAAAGAGCTTGATGAACATCATTTCAGGAAAGGAAGGGACATCagaatatgatgatgatgataatggcAGAAATTACATGTGA
- the LOC130747819 gene encoding uncharacterized protein LOC130747819, with protein MEKSELEKEKEKEKESEKVCKRCKTTFIPSSNSSSSCRFHPSFFVCRRHDDQKRYYELGPNDPPYAAKFYDCCGAEDPEASGCTTNFHVSYDED; from the exons atggagaagagTGAGCtcgagaaagagaaagagaaagagaaggaatCGGAAAAGGTTTGCAAGAGATGCAAGACAACGTTCATCCCTTCTTCCAATTCGTCTTCTTCGTGCCGCTTCCACCCTTCCTTCTTCGTCTGTCGCCGCCACGACGATCAAAAGAG GTACTATGAGTTGGGGCCGAATGATCCTCCCTATGCTGCCAAATTCTATGACTGCTGTGGAGCTGAGGACCCTGAGGCTTCTGGCTGCACTACCAATTTTCATGTATCTTATGACGAAGACTGA
- the LOC130747820 gene encoding WEB family protein At3g02930, chloroplastic-like, which yields MASKSRSNLSENPNKASLATPRVSKVRKVVSKSQSDSPSPLQNSRPSVERSPRSVNSKPTVERKSPRPPSTPPDKQAPKAEKGLELQNQLNLLQEDLKKAKEQLLQAEKEKVKATDELKEAQRVVEEANEKHREALVAQKRAEENSEIEKFRAVELEQAGIETVKKKEDEWQKELESVRNQHALDVAALLSTTQELQQVKQELATTCDAKNQALNHADDATKIAETHAEKADLLSAEVTRLKALLDSKMETEASENEVILKLKTEIEALKQELEQARVYDEKLTEKETSIEQLNVELEAAKMAESYAHSLLEEWKKKFEELEMRVEETNKLERSASESLESVMKQLEGSNDLLDDAESEISTLKEKVGLLEMTTGRQRTELEDSQHRLLMAKEENLELTKKVESLKSELETVKEERDQALNNEHLAASSVQTLLEEKNKLINELENSRDEEEKSKKAMESLASALHEVSAEARETKENILSSQAEKDSYENQIEDLKLVLKGTNEKYESMLDDARHEIDVLICSIENSKNAYENSKAEWEQREFHLVSSLKKNEEENVFLEKEINRLVHLLKETEEEASANREEEAQLKENLKEVEGEAIQLQEALKEVTAENMKLKENLLDKENEMQSIFQENDELRFREAESVKKVEELSKLLEEVTTTNHTDENGDLTDSEKDYDLLPKVVEFSEENGHGGEDISKVELPANQEELQHSLLEESILNDKNEEIEFPKLEDVNGKVKEDESKEKDDPVEVEFKMWESCKIEKKEFSPEREPEPESFEEDIESKIEEGSESFDKINGTSVTENIDDASKQQLKKKKKALLGKFGSLLKKKSTSNQR from the exons ATGGCGTCAAAATCCAG ATCCAATCTATCTGAAAATCCCAACAAAGCATCACTGGCAACGCCGAGAGTCAGTAAAGTTAGAAAGGTAGTGTCAAAATCACAATCTGATTCACCATCACCTCTGCAAAATTCACGCCCTTCTGTGGAACGGTCGCCGCGATCTGTGAACTCAAAGCCCACTGTTGAGCGGAAATCACCAAGACCTCCATCCACCCCACCTGAT AAACAAGCCCCAAAAGCAGAAAAGGGTTTAGAATTGCAGAACCAGTTGAATCTTCTTCAAGAAGATCTAAAGAAAGCAAAGGAGCAGCTCCTTCAGGCTGAGAAGGAGAAGGTAAAAGCTACTGATGAGTTGAAAGAAGCACAGAGAGTGGTTGAGGAAGCAAATGAGAAACACAGGGAAGCATTGGTGGCTCAAAAGCGGGCTGAGGAGAATTCTGAGATTGAAAAATTCCGAGCTGTTGAATTAGAACAGGCTGGAATTGAAACTGTGAAAAAGAAGGAGGATGAATGGCAGAAAGAGCTTGAAAGTGTGAGGAACCAGCATGCTTTGGATGTGGCAGCTCTTCTCTCCACCACTCAGGAGCTTCAGCAGGTTAAACAAGAACTCGCCACGACTTGTGATGCAAAGAACCAAGCATTGAACCATGCTGATGATGCGACTAAAATTGCTGAAACTCATGCAGAGAAAGCAGATCTTCTCTCAGCTGAAGTAACGCGGCTGAAGGCCTTACTAGATTCAAAAATGGAAACAGAGGCTAGTGAAAATGAGGTTATattgaagctgaaaacagagatagaagctctcaagcaAGAACTTGAACAGGCCAGGGTTTATGATGAGAAGCTGACAGAGAAAGAGACTTCTATCGAACAGCTCAATGTTGAGCTTGAAGCTGCAAAGATGGCTGAATCTTATGCACATAGTCTGCTAGAGGAGTGGAAGAAGAAGTTTGAGGAACTTGAAATGAGGGTTGAAGAAACAAACAAGTTGGAGAGATCTGCATCAGAATCTTTGGAATCTGTAATGAAACAACTAGAAGGAAGCAATGATTTGTTGGATGATGCAGAATCTGAAATTTCAACTCTTAAGGAGAAGGTGGGATTGTTAGAAATGACAACTGGGAGGCAGAGAACAGAACTTGAGGATTCACAACACCGACTTCTTATGGCTAAGGAAGAAAATCTTGAATTGACAAAGAAGGTTGAGTCTCTCAAATCTGAACTTGAGACTGTTAAGGAAGAGAGAGATCAGGCTTTGAACAATGAACACCTTGCAGCTTCTAGTGTCCAGACCCTATTAGAAGAGAAAAACAAACTTATCAATGAATTGGAGAATTCtagggatgaagaagaaaagagcaAAAAGGCAATGGAAAGTTTAGCTTCTGCATTACATGAAGTATCTGCAGAAGCTAGAGAAACCAAAGAAAATATACTAAGTAGCCAAGCTGAAAAGGACAGCTATGAGAACCAGATTGAAGATTTAAAGTTAGTCTTAAAAGGTACTAATGAAAAATATGAGTCAATGCTGGATGACGCACGGCACGAGATTGATGTTCTTATATGCAGTATTGAAAATTCTAAGAATGCCTATGAGAACTCCAAAGCTGAGTGGGAGCAGAGAGAATTTCATCTAGTCAGCAgtttaaagaaaaatgaagaagagaaCGTGTTCCtcgaaaaagaaataaatagatTGGTTCATTTGCTTAAAGAAACTGAGGAAGAAGCTAGTGCTAACAGGGAGGAAGAAGCTCAGTTGAAGGAAAATCTGAAGGAAGTTGAGGGTGAGGCAATCCAGCTGCAGGAAGCTCTTAAGGAAGTGACGGCTGAGAAcatgaaactgaaggagaattTATTGGATAAAGAAAATGAGATGCAGAGTATTTTTCAAGAAAACGATGAACTCCGATTTAGGGAGGCTGAATCTGTTAAGAAGGTGGAGGAGTTGTCTAAGTTGCTGGAAGAAGTTACAACCACAAACCACACTGACGAAAATGGGGATCTTACAGACAGTGAGAAGGACTATGATTTGCTTCCTAAAGTGGTTGAATTTTCTGAAGAGAATGGGCATGGAGGAGAAGACATTTCAAAGGTAGAGCTTCCAGCCAATCAGGAGGAACTCCAACATAGCTTACTAGAAGAAAGTATCTTGAATGACAAGAATGAAGAGATTGAATTTCCCAAGCTTGAAGATGTGAATGGGAAAGTGAAGGAAGATGAGAGCAAAGAAAAAGATGACCCGGTAGAAGTTGAATTTAAAATGTGGGAGAGCTGCAAGATAGAGAAAAAGGAGTTCTCACCAGAGAGAGAACCAGAGCCTGAATCATTTGAAGAGGACATTGAGTCGAAGATAGAAGAAGGCAGTGAGAGCTTTGACAAGATAAATGGCACCTCTGTAACAGAGAATATTGATGATGCATCAAAACaacaattgaagaagaagaagaaagctctgcTTGGCAAGTTTGGAAGCCTGCTCAAGAAAAAGAGTACTAGCAACCAGAGATAG
- the LOC130747821 gene encoding transcription factor MYB53-like translates to MMGRTPCCDEIGLKKGPWTPEEDAILVDYIQKHGHGSWRALPKLAGLNRCGKSCRLRWTNYLRPDIKRGKFTEEEEQLIINLHAVLGNKWSAIAGHLPGRTDNEIKNFWNTHLKKKLLQMGLDPVTHRPRLDHLNLLSNLQQFLAATNMVTSFTNTLDSNAALRLQSDATQLAKLQLLQNILQVLGTNPASNLELLNQLGPSSSISDTFLHEALGLNQSKLQELYKSSIGFPSHQNLSNLQTLEVPHHLQQHYMNGSSTINSCMQSRKVVDEQLDATNSSSTIPLNSLPNLVSASPQCSTVKEMENKVNPNECSNPSSTSTTFEMWGDFMCEEVNDDYWKDLIDQESNR, encoded by the exons ATGATGGGGAGAACACCATGCTGTGATGAAATTGGATTGAAGAAGGGGCCTTGGACCCCGGAAGAGGATGCAATATTGGTGGATTACATTCAGAAACACGGCCATGGAAGTTGGAGAGCACTTCCGAAGCTTGCAGGACTGAACAGGTGCGGGAAGAGTTGCAGGCTAAGGTGGACTAACTACTTGAGGCCTGATATTAAAAGAGGAAAGTTCACTGAGGAAGAAGAGCAACTCATCATCAATTTACATGCTGTTCTTGGGAATAA GTGGTCTGCCATAGCAGGTCATTTGCCAGGGAGGACTGATAATGAAATCAAGAATTTCTGGAACACCCATTTGAAGAAAAAGCTTCTGCAAATGGGGTTAGATCCAGTCACTCATCGTCCAAGATTAGATCACCTTAATCTTCTATCCAATCTCCAACAGTTCCTAGCTGCCACAAACATGGTCACTAGTTTCACAAACACTTTGGATTCTAATGCTGCTCTGAGGCTGCAATCAGATGCAACACAACTAGCCAAACTCCAATTGCTGCAGAACATACTTCAAGTTCTTGGAACCAATCCTGCCTCAAACTTGGAGCTACTTAATCAACTTGGACCATCATCTTCAATTTCAGACACTTTTCTTCATGAAGCTTTAGGATTGAATCAATCTAAGCTCCAAGAACTTTATAAGAGTTCAATTGGTTTTCCTTCTCATCAAAATCTGTCTAATTTGCAAAccttagaagtcccacatcatcTGCAGCAACATTACATGAATGGAAGCAGCACTATTAATAGTTGCATGCAGTCTCGAAAGGTGGTTGATGAACAACTTGATGCCACAAACTCTTCTTCAACTATACCATTAAATTCACTTCCAAATCTGGTTTCAGCATCACCTCAATGTTCCACTGTCAAGGAAATGGAAAACAAGGTGAATCCAAATGAGTGCTCCAACCCTTCTTCCACTTCAACCACCTTTGAAATGTGGGGAGATTTCATGTGTGAGGAAGTAAACGATGATTATTGGAAAGACCTTATAGA CCAAGAGTCTAACCGGTAA
- the LOC130747824 gene encoding norbelladine synthase-like — translation MFGKLEHELEMHVPASEVWDLFGTLRIGQFVEQEMTELFQKVELIEGDGGVGTVLKLTFAPGIPGPTSYKEKFTKIDNEKRIKEVEVVEGGYLEHGFTLYRVTFHVIEKGEDSSALKSTIEYEVKEEDAANASLVSIEPVANIAQLAKNYFSRNKAAKEAKQ, via the exons ATGTTTGGCAAACTGGAGCATGAGCTGGAGATGCATGTGCCTGCAAGTGAGGTATGGGATCTGTTTGGCACCCTTCGTATAGGCCAATTTGTTGAGCAAGAGATGACTGAGTTGTTCCAAAAGGTGGAGCTAATTGAAGGAGATGGAGGGGTTGGAACTGTCCTCAAGCTAACCTTTGCTCCAG GTATACCTGGGCCAACAAGTTACAAAGAGAAGTTCACCAAGATTGATAATGAGAAGAGGATCAAAGAAGTAGAGGTAGTTGAAGGAGGGTACTTGGAGCATGGATTCACTTTATACAGGGTTACCTTTCATGTCATAGAGAAAGGTGAAGATTCAAGCGCGCTCAAGTCCACAATCGAGTATGAAGTCAAGGAAGAGGATGCAGCTAATGCCTCACTTGTTTCCATCGAGCCAGTTGCAAACATTGCACAACTTGCCAAGAATTACTTCAGCAGAAACAAGGCTGCAAAAGAAGCAAAACAGTAA
- the LOC130747822 gene encoding cation/H(+) antiporter 19-like — METHNSTCPPPMKATSNGAFQHENPMDYALPLLIVQICLVVAFTRFLAFLCRPLRQPRVIAEVIGGILLGPSAIGRSQKFLDTFFPKKSLTVLDTLANVGLLFFLFLVGLELDMRSIRRTGYKALCIALAGITFPFVLGIGTSFALRATISKDVDPGSFLVFMGVSLSITAFPVLARILAELKLLTTDVGRIAMSAAAVNDVAAWILLALAIALSGNNTSPLISLWVLLCGAGFILFAIFAIKPLLSLMAKHSPEGEPVREIYICITLTVVLACSFVTDTIGIHALFGAFVAGIVVPKDGPFAGVLTEKIEDLVMSLLLPLYFVSSGLKTNVATISGATSWGLLFLVVFTACFGKILGTFTVSMLCKVPFREALTLGFLMNTKGLVELIVLNIGKDRKVLNDQVFAICVLMALVTTFMTTPIVMAVYKPARRGSPYKHKTVQRKDPDTEFRVLACFHSTRNIPTLINLIESSRGTRKRGKLCIYAMHLMELSERPSAITMVHKARNNGMPFWNKRQDNEDQMVIAFQAYGHLSSVNVRPMTAISSFTNIHEDICSSAHQKRVAMIILPFHKHQRLDGTMESLGNSIHTMIGLVLSHAPCSVGILIDRGLGGTSQVHASDVSYNVVVVFFGGCDDREALAYGMRMAEHPGILVTVIKFVTPPGKTTAFGAKLVGVSANEDRKVIKVTDGTTKDEDKEEDDQFWSEFLSVCYKSEDSMVYEERLVESKEDVVTALREKNKSNLILVGRMPPVAPLDVRSDCPELGPIGSYLASSEFSTSASVMVFQQYNPKTDVHPLVMEVSDFPIIPDTPKHPV; from the exons ATGGAGACTCATAATTCAACATGTCCACCACCAATGAAGGCCACATCAAACGGGGCGTTTCAACATGAGAACCCCATGGATTATGCACTTCCTTTATTGATTGTGCAGATATGTTTGGTTGTGGCATTTACCAGATTCCTTGCATTCCTTTGCAGGCCCCTTAGACAACCTAGAGTTATTGCAGAAGTCATT GGAGGGATATTACTTGGACCATCTGCAATAGGGAGGAGCCAGAAATTTCTGGACACATTTTTCCCCAAGAAAAGCTTAACTGTTCTTGACACACTGGCTAATGTTGGCCTTCTGTTCTTCTTGTTTCTAGTGGGTCTTGAGCTTGACATGCGTTCTATACGCAGAACTGGTTACAAGGCCTTATGCATTGCCCTTGCTGGAATCACATTCCCTTTTGTGCTTGGCATTGGCACCTCATTTGCTCTTCGCGCGACCATATCAAAAGATGTTGATCCAGGCTCCTTCCTTGTCTTCATGGGTGTTTCTCTCTCAATCACCGCCTTCCCCGTTCTCGCTCGAATCCTAGCTGAACTCAAACTCCTCACAACCGATGTTGGTCGCATAGCGATGTCTGCAGCTGCTGTCAATGATGTTGCAGCATGGATACTGCTTGCTCTTGCCATAGCACTTTCTGGCAATAACACTTCCCCACTTATTTCCTTATGGGTCCTGCTTTGTGGTGCTGGTTTTATCCTCTTTGCTATCTTTGCTATAAAGCCTTTACTTTCATTAATGGCGAAGCATTCCCCTGAGGGCGAACCGGTGAGGGAGATCTACATTTGCATCACCTTGACAGTAGTCCTGGCTTGCAGTTTTGTTACTGATACTATTGGCATCCATGCACTCTTTGGGGCTTTTGTAGCTGGCATTGTTGTTCCTAAGGATGGTCCCTTTGCTGGAGTTTTGACTGAGAAGATAGAGGACCTTGTAATGAGTCTATTGTTGCCACTCTATTTTGTGTCAAGTGGATTAAAGACTAATGTGGCAACCATAAGTGGGGCAACCTCTTGGGGCTTACTATTTCTTGTTGTATTCACTGCTTGCTTTGGAAAGATCCTTGGCACATTTACTGTGTCCATGTTATGTAAGGTGCCTTTTAGAGAAGCCCTCACTCTTGGATTTCTCATGAACACCAAGGGCTTAGTGGAGCTCATTGTTCTCAATATTGGCAAGGATCGCAAg GTACTGAATGATCAGGTATTTGCAATCTGTGTTCTCATGGCATTGGTAACCACTTTCATGACTACCCCAATAGTGATGGCAGTGTATAAACCAGCTAGGAGGGGATCACCTTACAAGCACAAAACAGTTCAGCGCAAAGATCCTGACACAGAATTTCGAGTGCTGGCTTGCTTCCACAGTACCCGCAACATTCCAACCTTGATCAATCTGATAGAATCTTCCCGGGGAACCAGGAAGCGAGGAAAGCTCTGCATTTATGCCATGCACTTGATGGAACTCTCAGAGAGACCTTCAGCCATCACGATGGTTCATAAGGCTCGCAACAATGGCATGCCATTTTGGAACAAAAGACAGGACAATGAAGATCAGATGGTGATTGCATTTCAGGCTTATGGCCATTTAAGCAGTGTCAATGTTCGCCCCATGACAGCGATCTCTTCCTTCACCAACATTCATGAGGACATCTGTTCTAGTGCACACCAGAAGCGAGTAGCAATGATTATCCTTCCATTCCACAAACACCAACGCCTTGACGGGACTATGGAGTCACTGGGAAACTCGATCCACACAATGATTGGTCTTGTGCTCAGCCATGCTCCTTGCTCGGTGGGGATTTTGATTGACCGTGGCCTCGGAGGGACAAGCCAAGTCCATGCTAGTGATGTGTCCTACAATGTTGTGGTAGTCTTCTTTGGTGGATGCGATGACCGCGAAGCACTTGCCTATGGGATGAGAATGGCAGAGCACCCTGGGATCTTGGTCACTGTTATTAAGTTTGTGACTCCACCGGGGAAGACAACAGCCTTTGGTGCCAAATTGGTTGGTGTATCAGCCAATGAGGATAGGAAGGTAATAAAAGTGACTGATGGCACCACCAAAGACGAAGATAAAGAAGAGGATGACCAATTTTGGTCTGAGTTCCTAAGTGTGTGCTACAAGAGTGAAGACTCCATGGTGTATGAGGAAAGATTGGTGGAAAGCAAAGAAGATGTTGTAACTGCATTGAGGGAAAAGAATAAAAGCAACCTGATTTTGGTAGGTAGAATGCCACCAGTAGCACCTTTGGATGTAAGAAGTGATTGCCCTGAGCTTGGGCCTATTGGTAGCTACTTGGCTTCTTCAGAGTTCTCCACTTCTGCATCAGTCATGGTGTTTCAACAGTATAATCCCAAAACAGACGTTCACCCCTTGGTTATGGAGGTTTCTGATTTCCCCATCATCCCAGACACACCAAAGCATCCTGTATAG
- the LOC130747823 gene encoding histone acetyltransferase MCC1-like, whose amino-acid sequence MVNPEVSSQAKISYRPIQPSDLNILEHIYTELFPIRAPPAFYHDVVNGCGIVSWGAVDSSRPDGQSDELIGFVIACVVLAKESEVLDMLGYDSSKSDQTLVHILALGVVEAYRNFGIASSLLREVIKYASSTPTCLSVFLHVISDNNPAISLYKKMSFKCVRRRQGFYLINGQHYDAYLFLYCINGGRSPWSPLQLLTSIVSYTRTGFNSMVGRLCKSEDGKVSTLKVGKV is encoded by the exons ATGGTAAACCCCGAAGTGTCGAGTCAGGCAAAAATATCCTATAGGCCTATACAACCTTCTGACCTCAACATTTTAGAGCATATCTACACCGAACTATTTCCTATAAG GGCTCCTCCTGCTTTTTACCATGATGTGGTAAATGGATGCGGCATTGTGTCATGGGGAGCTGTGGACTCTAGTCGGCCCGATGGCCAAAGTGATGAACTCATTGGATTTGTGATAGCATGTGTTGTTCTTGCAAAAGAAAGCGAG GTACTGGATATGCTCGGATATGACTCATCCAAATCAGATCAAACTTTAGTGCACATTCTGGCACTGGGAGTAGTGGAGGCCTATCGAAATTTTGGAATAG CTTCTTCTCTGCTTAGGGAGGTCATAAAATATGCTTCAAGTACTCCAACCTGCCTATCTGTTTTCTTGCATGTAATTTCTGACAATAATCCAGCAATCTCTCTGTACAAGAAAATGTCTTTCAAGTGTGTGAGAAGGCGGCAgggattttatttaataaacGGCCAACATTATGATGCATACTTGTTCCTGTACTGCATAAACGGGGGGCGATCTCCTTGGTCACCATT ACAGCTTCTAACTTCAATAGTAAGCTACACGAGGACCGGGTTTAATTCGATGGTCGGAAGACTGTGCAAGAGTGAAGACGGGAaagtctcaactctcaaggtggGAAAAGTGTAA
- the LOC130745094 gene encoding F-box/FBD/LRR-repeat protein At3g52680-like, whose translation MDDDTISSLPDAILSRILSFLPTKHAAATSVLSKRWKPLWRSVSTLHFDDTLYVKSNYTGMNNFHKIREDYSRFLQCVYAVMLYRDLHLPIHTFRLHCDSCEFYDPTNVTIWVNAAVQRKVQDLELSLGFHPCNIDRRPTNLSSIFTCTTLVVLKLCQIDLIPFSSGVDLPSLKVLHLQDLIFLERESLAKLLSGSPNLEDFKARGLRFDNYNTDREFKPLPKLVRADISATQTCFLFTEVVNNVQFLHLDKIPSRLLLEPQWIDLDLGYIFPMFHNLTHVELVYQRYNSDWSQVVEFLHHCPKLQVLSIHQTDFHYIDSRQIEKSGDWQFPPSVPQCILLHLRRCYLNGYRGTKAEFEFARYIMENGRFLKSMAISSGIAGNQKFKMLKELSYCQRSSATCRLSFK comes from the exons ATGGACGACGACACCATTAGCAGCTTACCGGACGCGATCCTCAGCCGCATACTCTCTTTTCTCCCAACCAAACACGCGGCTGCAACAAGCGTTCTCTCCAAACGATGGAAGCCACTATGGCGTTCAGTCTCTACTCTCCACTTTGATGACACCCTCTATGTCAAAAGCAACTATACTGGCATGAACAACTTCCACAAAATCAGAGAGGATTATTCTCGCTTTCTCCAATGCGTCTATGCAGTCATGCTCTATCGAGATCTCCACCTACCCATCCATACATTCCGCCTTCACTGTGATTCCTGTGAATTTTATGATCCTACCAATGTAACCATATGGGTTAATGCTGCAGTTCAGCGCAAAGTTCAGGATTTAGAACTCTCCTTAGGTTTTCATCCGTGTAATATTGACAGACGACCCACCAACTTGTCTTCCATCTTCACTTGCACCACTCTTGTGGTTCTCAAGTTGTGCCAGATAGATTTGATTCCGTTTTCCTCTGGTGTTGATTTGCCCTCCCTCAAAGTCTTGCATCTACAAGATTTGATTTTCTTAGAACGTGAATCTCTTGCAAAGCTTCTTTCTGGATCTCCAAATCTTGAGGATTTCAAGGCGAGGGGATTGCGTTTTGATAATTATAACACTGATAGAGAGTTTAAACCCTTGCCCAAGTTGGTCAGAGCAGATATTTCAGCCACACAAACTTGTTTTTTGTTCACAGAAGTGGTTAACAATGTCCAGTTTTTGCACTTAGACAAG ATTCCTTCTAGACTCTTACTTGAGCCTCAATGGATAGACTTGGACCTCGGCTACATTTTCCCCATGTTTCACAATTTAACCCATGTTGAGCTTGTCTATCAACGCTATAATTCTGATTGGTCTCAAGTAGTGGAATTCCTCCATCATTGCCCCAAGCTTCAAGTTCTTTCCATACACCAG ACAGATTTTCATTACATTGACTCTAGACAAATTGAAAAATCAGGAGATTGGCAATTCCCACCGTCTGTTCCTCAATGCATTCTATTACACCTTAGAAGATGCTATCTAAATGGTTATAGAGGCACCAAAGCTGAGTTTGAATTTGCAAGATATATTATGGAGAATGGAAGATTTTTAAAGAGTATGGCCATATCCAGTGGCATTGCCGGAAATCAAAAGTTTAAGATGTTAAAAGAATTGTCCTATTGCCAGAGGTCTTCTGCAACATGTAGACTTTCCTTTAAATGA